A genomic region of Polyangiaceae bacterium contains the following coding sequences:
- a CDS encoding AAA family ATPase: MTNEASAPDDVTDADVELLEKTRKSAVALRAAVAKVVVGQEAVVEAMLVTLVARGHALLVGVPGLAKTLLVASLAKALDLSFGRVQFTPDLLPADITGTDVLHEQHGSRTLRFMPGPIFHNLILADEINRTPPKTQAALLEAMQERKVTVGTETHKLPEPFQVFATRNPIEQEGTYPLPEAQLDRFLLEIHVGYPSEDEEREVARRTTSGKMPVIEPVLHGDDVVAIGKLVPRIPVTDEAVNLAVSLSRATRPSGEKVVREVKEYVRYGAGPRGSQALVLAAKARAALRGEAAADVEDVRAMLVPALRHRIVLSYRAEADGVRDVDVLEAVAKRAG; this comes from the coding sequence ATGACCAACGAAGCCTCCGCGCCCGACGACGTCACCGATGCCGATGTCGAGCTGCTCGAAAAAACACGAAAGTCCGCAGTTGCCCTCCGAGCGGCCGTAGCGAAGGTCGTCGTGGGCCAAGAAGCCGTCGTCGAAGCGATGCTCGTGACGCTGGTCGCGCGCGGGCATGCGCTGCTCGTCGGCGTTCCGGGGCTAGCGAAAACGCTGCTCGTCGCGTCGCTCGCGAAGGCGCTCGATCTTTCTTTCGGGCGCGTACAATTCACGCCGGACCTATTGCCCGCGGACATCACGGGAACGGATGTTCTGCACGAGCAACACGGCAGTCGGACGTTGCGCTTCATGCCGGGGCCCATTTTTCACAACTTGATTTTGGCCGACGAGATCAACCGTACGCCGCCGAAAACGCAGGCCGCGCTGCTCGAAGCGATGCAAGAGCGCAAGGTGACGGTCGGCACGGAGACGCACAAGCTGCCCGAGCCTTTTCAAGTGTTTGCCACGCGAAACCCGATCGAACAGGAAGGAACGTACCCGCTTCCCGAAGCGCAGCTCGATAGGTTCTTGCTCGAAATTCACGTGGGTTACCCGAGTGAAGACGAAGAGCGCGAAGTCGCAAGACGAACGACGAGCGGCAAGATGCCGGTGATCGAGCCGGTGCTTCACGGGGATGATGTCGTTGCGATCGGCAAACTCGTGCCGCGGATTCCGGTGACGGACGAAGCGGTGAATTTGGCTGTATCGCTGAGTCGAGCGACGCGACCGTCGGGTGAGAAGGTGGTACGCGAGGTGAAGGAGTACGTGCGGTATGGTGCGGGGCCGCGAGGGTCGCAGGCGCTCGTGCTTGCGGCGAAAGCGCGGGCGGCTTTGCGAGGCGAAGCGGCGGCGGACGTGGAGGATGTGCGTGCGATGCTGGTGCCTGCGCTGCGGCATCGGATCGTGCTGTCGTATCGAGCGGAAGCGGATGGCGTGCGCGACGTGGACGTGCTGGAAGCGGTCGCGAAACGCGCGGGTTGA
- a CDS encoding DUF308 domain-containing protein, with protein sequence MTVPNPFKPSFTSDEQTRGRMTFVGITLLVLGVIAILAPIASTFVAAIVIGVLLIAGGVLRLFHGFEDPRRHGIGWLIVSSILYVLAGIAILWTPLIGALSLTLVIGVLFVVSAVSKAIRSFQFRGTGSSGWLLFDAVISGALGILLVAGLPGTAFWTLGVIVGVDLIMGGIISLGMAGLTKPVTSSS encoded by the coding sequence ATGACCGTTCCGAACCCATTCAAACCATCGTTCACGTCGGATGAGCAGACTCGAGGGCGCATGACATTCGTCGGCATCACGCTCCTCGTGCTCGGCGTCATCGCCATTCTCGCGCCGATCGCGTCGACGTTCGTCGCAGCAATCGTGATCGGCGTGCTCCTCATTGCCGGAGGCGTCCTACGCCTTTTTCACGGATTCGAGGATCCGCGTCGTCATGGGATCGGCTGGCTCATCGTCAGCTCGATTCTGTATGTTCTTGCGGGAATCGCCATTCTTTGGACGCCGCTCATCGGTGCTCTATCGTTGACGCTGGTGATTGGTGTCCTTTTCGTCGTGAGCGCCGTGTCGAAAGCAATTCGCTCCTTTCAATTTCGCGGCACGGGGTCATCTGGGTGGCTCTTGTTCGACGCCGTCATCAGCGGGGCCCTCGGTATTCTGCTCGTCGCGGGGCTCCCAGGGACCGCGTTCTGGACGCTCGGCGTCATCGTGGGCGTGGACTTGATCATGGGCGGCATCATTTCACTCGGCATGGCAGGCCTGACGAAGCCCGTGACATCATCCTCCTGA